In the genome of Chengkuizengella sediminis, one region contains:
- a CDS encoding GNAT family N-acetyltransferase, whose amino-acid sequence MATYDKKKLELVQLNTHDVKSLIELSISVGWDYDKYEIETVLSSGIIFGHKNAEGKVVSSAAIISYDTNLASIGMVIVNKEFRGLGLGKEATQKCIDFAAINKSIMLIATEEGKPLYEKMGFRTVDCVHKYLCDNYTKSSKVLIKDGVTIEDFNNIDINKIVDLDKASFGDKRSNFLLNRINQSEQCLVVKDYNGNIIGYGISIRGPINLILGPIVAPDTETAALILDRLAFNHHGKLRIDVPSGNEEFMLFLEQRGFNKVSEPPIMVLHSENMPPRNNTLFGIAAQIFG is encoded by the coding sequence ATGGCTACATACGATAAAAAAAAATTAGAATTAGTTCAATTAAATACACATGATGTCAAGAGTTTAATTGAGTTATCTATATCAGTTGGTTGGGATTATGATAAATATGAGATTGAAACAGTTTTGTCATCTGGTATAATATTTGGACATAAAAACGCTGAGGGAAAAGTCGTTTCTAGTGCTGCTATTATCTCTTATGATACTAATTTAGCTTCTATTGGTATGGTTATTGTTAACAAAGAATTTAGGGGATTAGGTTTAGGAAAAGAAGCCACTCAAAAATGTATTGATTTTGCTGCAATTAACAAATCAATTATGTTAATTGCAACAGAAGAAGGGAAACCTTTATATGAAAAAATGGGTTTTAGAACTGTAGATTGTGTTCATAAGTATCTTTGTGATAACTATACTAAAAGTTCTAAGGTATTAATTAAAGACGGTGTAACCATTGAAGATTTCAATAATATTGACATTAACAAAATTGTAGATTTAGATAAAGCTTCCTTTGGAGATAAAAGAAGCAATTTTCTTCTTAATAGGATAAATCAATCCGAACAATGTTTAGTAGTTAAAGATTATAATGGAAATATTATTGGCTATGGAATATCTATAAGAGGTCCAATTAATTTAATACTAGGACCTATAGTAGCTCCAGATACTGAAACAGCTGCTTTAATACTAGATAGGCTAGCTTTTAATCATCATGGGAAATTACGAATTGATGTGCCATCAGGTAATGAGGAATTTATGTTGTTCCTAGAGCAAAGAGGGTTTAACAAAGTTAGCGAGCCACCCATAATGGTTCTTCACTCTGAAAATATGCCACCTCGTAATAACACATTATTCGGTATTGCTGCTCAAATATTTGGCTGA